From a single Verrucomicrobiota bacterium genomic region:
- a CDS encoding HAD family hydrolase translates to MVSTGSFRGLVEFSPAFVPRRSISHVLFDFDGTLSLIREGWPEVMLPLFLEMLPRRNDDTEDQLRRMLFDDIMRLNGKQTIYQMIQFAERVQERGGQAEEPLWYKHEYLRRLDEKIRHRIEGIANGSLQQDDFLVFGARPLLENLKARGLSLYLASGTDEPFVKEESLLLDLTRYFGEHIYGAKDDYRSFSKKMVIERILREHRIAGEQLLAFGDGYVEIENTKEVGGLAVAVASDEARNGSGRMDEWKRQRLVGVGADVCIPDYRDADALLKVLFA, encoded by the coding sequence ATGGTTTCGACGGGTTCGTTCCGCGGGCTGGTTGAGTTCAGTCCGGCTTTTGTGCCTCGCCGCTCAATCAGCCACGTGCTGTTTGATTTCGACGGCACGCTCTCCTTGATCCGCGAGGGTTGGCCCGAGGTCATGCTTCCCCTGTTTCTCGAAATGTTGCCTCGGCGGAATGACGACACAGAGGATCAACTCCGGCGGATGTTGTTCGACGACATCATGCGCTTGAATGGCAAGCAGACGATTTACCAGATGATCCAGTTCGCCGAGCGCGTACAGGAGCGCGGCGGCCAGGCCGAGGAACCGCTCTGGTACAAGCACGAATATCTGCGGCGCTTGGACGAAAAAATCCGGCACCGGATCGAAGGCATCGCCAACGGGTCCCTCCAGCAGGACGATTTTCTCGTCTTCGGCGCCCGGCCGCTTTTGGAGAACTTGAAGGCACGCGGGCTCAGCCTTTACCTGGCGAGCGGCACGGACGAGCCGTTTGTGAAGGAAGAAAGCCTGTTGCTGGATCTGACTCGATATTTTGGCGAACACATTTACGGCGCGAAGGACGATTACAGGTCGTTCTCGAAAAAAATGGTCATCGAACGCATCCTCCGCGAGCACCGAATCGCAGGCGAACAATTGCTCGCGTTCGGCGATGGCTACGTGGAAATCGAGAATACGAAAGAAGTCGGCGGGCTGGCGGTGGCGGTGGCGAGTGATGAAGCGCGCAATGGATCGGGACGCATGGACGAATGGAAACGGCAGCGTCTGGTGGGCGTGGGCGCGGACGTCTGCATCCCGGATTATCGGGACGCGGACGCCTTGCTGAAGGTTTTGTTCGCATGA
- a CDS encoding type II toxin-antitoxin system RelE/ParE family toxin, whose protein sequence is MLGPRRLGHSQNPSPQDPAQFSDTLLGLMLDIHPHHRMKALDTYRLRVGDYRVIYDFDRAQGVLHLLAVGHRREVYRK, encoded by the coding sequence ATGCTCGGACCTCGCCGCCTTGGCCACAGCCAAAATCCCTCGCCGCAGGACCCCGCGCAATTTTCGGACACGCTCTTAGGGTTGATGCTGGACATTCATCCACACCACCGGATGAAGGCACTGGATACCTACCGCCTCCGGGTGGGCGATTATCGCGTCATCTACGATTTCGACCGCGCCCAAGGCGTGCTTCACTTGCTTGCAGTCGGACACCGCCGTGAAGTTTACCGTAAATGA
- a CDS encoding tetratricopeptide repeat protein has product MSKKKRRPSSHPKPGDHPGPTALASGAKAPKAAERHDPVPRRRLWLFRLALFGLFPILFLVALEAGLRVFGYGYPTSFFVKLEDGATLTTNRKFGWQFYPRETATVPHPIFVPAQKPPGTIRVFILGESAAAGTPDPAFGFARILEEMLRRQFPDKQFEVINAAMRGINSHIILPIARECARLQSDLFVIYMGNNEAIGLHAPDPTGFNFTSYLKLLRLGQWMKSTRTAQWLESTIRLAQKPDPSKSRQQDVEYFRRHRLTIHDPRRQAVYDNFRANLEDICRVIEKAGAKAIVSTVAVNLMDFPPLGSLHRADLTDSEKNRWEAAYKEGAVAEKNGQPDKALQHFSDALRLDDHFAELHFRLGRCYAAIGQFDKAREHYRQALDQDAMQFRTDRRMNEIVQQVASGMEAQGIFLADSARAFEQSALSDHGIPGEKLFNDHVHFTFDGDYLLAQTIRDAVEKALGLGSPAKPLPSRKECADALAFTAWDEFNVADAMARMTAKPPFVDQLEHAERQRRAELSVSNRLSRFRREDLDRAIQTYRQAITQKTNDWQLHYNFGGLLADSKDYKGAIAQHETVVKLHPSLLLSRLALGDVLMKAGRREEAIEQFRQAQRIAPDFRPAQEALEHAASIRQNSR; this is encoded by the coding sequence ATGTCCAAGAAAAAGCGCAGGCCGTCGAGTCACCCAAAACCAGGGGACCATCCTGGACCCACCGCACTCGCAAGCGGCGCCAAAGCTCCAAAGGCCGCCGAGCGACACGATCCAGTCCCACGCAGGCGGCTCTGGCTGTTCCGGCTGGCGCTCTTCGGGTTGTTCCCGATTTTGTTCCTGGTTGCGCTCGAAGCGGGGCTTCGCGTTTTTGGCTACGGTTATCCCACAAGCTTCTTTGTGAAGCTGGAGGATGGCGCGACTCTGACCACCAATCGAAAGTTTGGCTGGCAATTCTATCCGCGCGAGACCGCGACTGTTCCGCACCCGATTTTTGTTCCTGCCCAGAAACCGCCCGGCACGATCCGCGTTTTCATCCTGGGCGAATCCGCGGCCGCCGGCACGCCCGACCCCGCCTTCGGCTTCGCCCGAATTCTGGAAGAGATGCTGCGCCGCCAGTTCCCCGACAAACAGTTCGAGGTCATCAATGCCGCGATGCGCGGCATCAATTCCCACATCATCCTGCCGATCGCGCGCGAGTGCGCGCGCCTTCAGTCGGATTTGTTCGTCATTTACATGGGCAACAACGAGGCCATCGGTTTGCACGCGCCGGATCCAACCGGGTTCAACTTTACGTCCTATCTGAAGTTGCTTCGCCTCGGTCAATGGATGAAATCCACGCGCACGGCCCAGTGGCTGGAATCGACGATTCGCCTCGCGCAAAAGCCCGACCCCTCGAAATCCCGCCAGCAGGACGTCGAATACTTCCGCCGCCACCGCCTCACGATCCACGATCCGCGGCGCCAGGCCGTTTACGATAATTTCCGCGCGAACCTGGAGGACATTTGCCGCGTGATCGAAAAGGCCGGAGCCAAAGCCATCGTCTCGACCGTGGCCGTGAATCTGATGGATTTCCCGCCGCTGGGCTCCTTGCATCGCGCGGATCTAACCGACTCGGAGAAGAATCGCTGGGAAGCCGCTTACAAGGAAGGCGCGGTCGCGGAGAAAAACGGCCAGCCCGACAAGGCGCTTCAGCATTTCTCCGACGCGTTGCGCCTGGACGATCATTTCGCCGAACTCCATTTCCGACTCGGACGCTGTTACGCCGCGATCGGACAGTTCGACAAGGCGCGCGAGCATTATCGCCAGGCGTTGGACCAAGACGCGATGCAGTTTCGCACCGACAGGCGGATGAACGAAATCGTCCAGCAAGTGGCCTCGGGCATGGAAGCTCAAGGCATTTTCCTGGCCGATTCGGCGCGGGCATTTGAACAAAGCGCATTGAGCGACCACGGAATTCCCGGCGAAAAGCTCTTCAACGACCATGTCCATTTCACGTTCGACGGCGATTATCTCCTGGCGCAAACGATTCGTGACGCAGTCGAAAAAGCGCTCGGCCTCGGGTCTCCCGCGAAACCGCTGCCGTCGCGGAAGGAATGCGCGGACGCGCTCGCGTTCACGGCTTGGGATGAATTCAACGTCGCCGACGCCATGGCCCGGATGACGGCCAAACCGCCTTTCGTCGATCAACTGGAACACGCGGAGAGACAGCGCCGGGCAGAACTTTCCGTATCCAACCGCCTGAGCCGTTTTCGCCGCGAAGATTTGGACCGGGCGATTCAGACCTATCGCCAGGCCATCACTCAAAAGACCAACGACTGGCAATTGCACTACAACTTCGGCGGTTTGCTGGCCGACTCGAAAGACTACAAGGGCGCGATCGCTCAACATGAAACCGTAGTGAAACTTCATCCGAGCCTTTTGCTGTCCAGGCTTGCCCTGGGCGATGTGCTTATGAAAGCCGGAAGACGGGAGGAAGCCATTGAACAATTCCGGCAAGCGCAGCGCATTGCTCCCGACTTCCGCCCCGCGCAAGAAGCACTGGAACACGCTGCGTCGATTCGACAGAATTCTCGGTGA
- a CDS encoding type II toxin-antitoxin system VapC family toxin, whose amino-acid sequence MPLRIDGKPRAGSTLALAGSAGFALDGSENVTQETAVLYAEIRQTLRQRATPIPSNDTWIAALARQHGLPVLSNDRHFDLVPGLVRTGW is encoded by the coding sequence ATACCGCTTCGGATTGATGGGAAGCCCCGAGCGGGATCGACGCTTGCATTGGCTGGAAGCGCTGGCTTCGCATTGGACGGTTCTGAAAACGTCACTCAGGAAACGGCCGTGCTCTATGCCGAGATTCGCCAGACGTTGAGGCAACGGGCGACTCCGATCCCCTCCAATGACACCTGGATCGCCGCGCTTGCTCGGCAGCATGGGCTGCCGGTGCTCAGCAATGACAGGCATTTCGACCTCGTTCCCGGTCTTGTTCGCACTGGTTGGTAG
- a CDS encoding BlaI/MecI/CopY family transcriptional regulator, protein MKSKLIDRFGSLQRQIMEILWELGEASVHDVRDRLAKKKPLAYTTVLTVLQKLELAGWAKHREDGRSYIYAPAKTRIEAGSGALQNFIKQVFQGDPLLLFQHLVETADLDEKDLAELKRIIDEKRKGLK, encoded by the coding sequence ATGAAATCCAAACTCATCGACCGCTTCGGTTCCCTCCAGAGGCAAATCATGGAGATCCTCTGGGAATTAGGGGAAGCCTCCGTCCATGATGTGCGCGATCGGCTCGCCAAGAAAAAACCTCTCGCTTACACCACCGTGCTCACGGTCTTGCAGAAACTGGAGCTGGCGGGCTGGGCCAAGCATCGCGAGGATGGCCGGAGCTACATTTATGCTCCGGCGAAAACTCGAATTGAAGCCGGCTCCGGCGCGCTCCAGAATTTCATCAAGCAGGTCTTTCAAGGCGATCCGCTCCTGCTTTTCCAGCACCTCGTCGAGACGGCCGACCTGGATGAGAAGGATTTGGCCGAGCTCAAACGCATCATCGACGAAAAGAGAAAGGGACTGAAATGA